The proteins below are encoded in one region of Nitrospirota bacterium:
- the aroE gene encoding shikimate dehydrogenase, with the protein MTGKTRCVAIIGHPVSHSLSPQMHQAAFDALGLDYCYIPFDILPKDLEQAVYSLTLLGFLGFNVTIPHKEKMVSLVDKISPEASIIGAVNTVRIHKGKLWGFNTDGPGFVESLRKKWSFSPKNKRIVLLGAGGAAKAVATQLCFEKVKSIGIVNRTPSKRSVLKKQLNQYFPEIEVVTFSYHEPDLKTFIQCSDLLINATSVGLHAGAASPVPPDFFHRKLKVYDLIYNPRMTPFLEEAKQNGCPILNGSSMLVFQGALAFKIWTGKMPPVSLMAKSIQ; encoded by the coding sequence ATGACGGGAAAAACCCGGTGCGTGGCTATTATCGGCCATCCGGTCTCCCATTCGTTATCTCCCCAAATGCACCAGGCGGCTTTTGACGCGCTGGGGCTGGACTACTGTTACATTCCCTTTGATATTTTGCCAAAAGATTTAGAACAAGCCGTTTATTCCTTAACACTCCTGGGATTTCTTGGATTTAACGTAACGATTCCGCATAAGGAGAAGATGGTTTCCCTCGTGGACAAAATTTCTCCGGAAGCTTCCATCATAGGGGCAGTCAATACCGTTCGAATTCACAAAGGAAAATTATGGGGATTTAATACCGATGGCCCGGGGTTTGTTGAGTCTCTCAGGAAAAAATGGAGTTTTTCTCCAAAAAACAAGAGAATTGTTCTCCTTGGCGCGGGTGGTGCGGCCAAAGCGGTTGCGACACAGCTCTGTTTTGAGAAAGTAAAATCGATCGGGATTGTTAACCGAACCCCGTCCAAAAGATCAGTTCTGAAAAAACAACTCAACCAATACTTTCCGGAAATCGAGGTTGTAACCTTTTCTTATCATGAGCCGGATTTAAAGACTTTTATACAATGCTCCGACCTCTTAATCAATGCCACTTCTGTCGGCCTTCACGCCGGGGCTGCCTCGCCCGTTCCCCCTGATTTTTTTCACAGGAAACTCAAAGTCTACGATTTAATTTATAACCCTCGAATGACACCGTTTTTGGAAGAGGCAAAACAAAACGGGTGCCCGATTTTAAATGGCTCAAGCATGCTGGTTTTCCAGGGGGCTTTAGCCTTTAAAATCTGGACCGGAAAGATGCCTCCGGTATCCTTAATGGCAAAATCCATCCAGTAA
- a CDS encoding DUF3386 family protein, whose amino-acid sequence MKNYEVNEQETIAVADDPQARDLLRRAYETTYRWSQEFKGFSSSLEVTLNGKSVKGSVTVRLPEEVKVSLGDPEIEKWAEAQIGMMATHRGHRTFDTSDGKNILTLGEADSHPLGRLVLIHGDGLNSRYRVKDNRIVQINRNMGPVRFTINVQDSIITRDGKFLNTRYIVYYFTPKGDLKQAESFNDEPVVVNGVYLPGKRRVFFSEGGEACVKELLFSNHLLL is encoded by the coding sequence ATGAAAAATTACGAGGTTAACGAGCAGGAAACCATCGCCGTCGCAGATGATCCTCAAGCAAGGGATCTTTTACGGCGGGCCTATGAAACGACTTATCGCTGGAGTCAAGAGTTCAAGGGCTTTTCTTCCTCACTGGAAGTCACCCTGAACGGAAAAAGCGTCAAGGGAAGCGTGACCGTCAGACTGCCTGAGGAGGTGAAGGTTAGTTTAGGCGACCCGGAAATTGAAAAATGGGCAGAAGCGCAAATTGGGATGATGGCAACTCATCGAGGGCACCGAACATTTGACACCAGCGACGGGAAAAATATTTTAACCTTGGGAGAAGCAGATTCTCATCCCCTGGGCCGGCTTGTTCTGATTCACGGAGATGGTTTGAACTCCCGCTACCGTGTGAAAGATAACAGGATTGTTCAAATAAACCGGAATATGGGGCCGGTTCGTTTTACGATAAACGTTCAGGACTCTATCATTACCCGCGACGGAAAATTTTTAAATACCCGATATATTGTTTATTACTTTACTCCCAAAGGAGACTTGAAGCAGGCCGAAAGCTTTAATGATGAGCCGGTTGTGGTCAATGGGGTCTATCTCCCCGGAAAAAGGAGAGTATTTTTCTCCGAGGGCGGAGAAGCCTGTGTTAAAGAATTACTTTTCTCGAATCATCTTCTTTTATGA
- a CDS encoding DUF971 domain-containing protein — protein MESYLRPAEIKNIRGVGIEMTWEDGHKGNYSYEYLRLSCQCASCVDEWTGESLLKRETIPGDIHPDDLFPVGNYAIQVNWSDGHSTGIYSFDLLRKICPCESCMSLNR, from the coding sequence ATGGAATCATACCTGAGACCCGCAGAAATCAAAAATATCAGAGGTGTTGGAATTGAAATGACCTGGGAAGACGGCCATAAGGGAAATTATTCTTATGAATATCTGAGGCTTTCCTGTCAATGTGCATCGTGCGTGGACGAATGGACGGGTGAATCTCTCCTTAAACGGGAAACGATTCCCGGAGATATTCATCCGGATGACCTTTTTCCGGTTGGAAATTACGCCATTCAGGTCAATTGGAGCGATGGGCATAGCACCGGGATTTATTCGTTTGATTTACTTAGAAAGATATGTCCCTGCGAGTCCTGCATGTCCTTGAACCGATGA
- a CDS encoding DUF512 domain-containing protein, which produces MIVNDEKKLSQKGLLINYVEPGSIAEEVEIETGDELLSINEKPLRDVIDYKFFITEEELKIEVRKKDGEIWEIEIEKEYDEELGLDFIPMRIRQCPNECEFCFVDQMPGGFRQSLYIRDEDYRFSFMYGNYITLTNLSKRDKERVFEQKLSPLYISVHTTDVELRKKLLKNEHAPPILSQIEELTEHGICLHTQIVLTPGFNDGPYLEKSVFDLAKFYPKVMSLAIVPVGLTRHRENLPALEVFTPDYARESIQKIHQWQETFKKDLGYPFLYPADEMFIIGNMPIPSLEYYEDFPQLENGVGMVSAFLSEWDLFVETLPRKLKKKTSISLVTGTSFYPFLKKGLEQLKVQGLTFHLYPILNDFLGQTVTMTGLIVGRDIISQLSGKNLGDHLLIPSVALNEESHLFLDETPFDAIEKELGVSTVMVDSNAKGLSRFIESLAL; this is translated from the coding sequence ATGATCGTTAACGACGAAAAAAAATTATCTCAAAAAGGTTTGTTAATCAATTACGTGGAACCTGGCAGTATCGCCGAAGAGGTTGAAATCGAAACGGGAGATGAGCTTTTATCGATTAATGAAAAACCCCTGAGAGATGTCATTGACTATAAATTCTTTATCACCGAAGAAGAATTGAAAATTGAAGTGCGAAAAAAAGACGGTGAAATCTGGGAGATTGAGATTGAAAAAGAATATGACGAGGAACTCGGCCTTGATTTTATCCCTATGCGGATACGCCAGTGTCCTAATGAATGCGAGTTTTGTTTTGTCGATCAAATGCCGGGAGGGTTTCGCCAATCCCTTTACATCAGAGATGAGGACTACCGGTTTTCGTTTATGTATGGGAATTACATTACTTTAACGAATTTATCCAAAAGAGACAAAGAGAGGGTGTTCGAACAGAAACTCTCTCCTCTCTACATTTCCGTCCATACGACGGATGTTGAGCTAAGAAAAAAACTTTTAAAAAATGAACATGCTCCGCCTATCCTTTCCCAGATTGAAGAACTTACCGAACATGGAATTTGCCTGCACACCCAAATCGTGTTAACGCCAGGGTTTAATGATGGTCCGTATTTGGAGAAAAGCGTATTTGATTTGGCGAAATTTTATCCAAAAGTCATGTCTTTAGCCATTGTCCCGGTAGGATTGACCAGGCACAGGGAAAATCTTCCTGCCCTGGAAGTTTTCACGCCGGACTATGCGAGAGAGTCCATTCAGAAAATTCATCAATGGCAGGAGACATTTAAAAAAGACCTGGGATATCCGTTTCTCTATCCGGCCGATGAAATGTTTATTATTGGAAATATGCCGATTCCATCCCTTGAATATTATGAGGATTTCCCCCAGCTTGAAAATGGTGTGGGGATGGTTTCAGCATTTTTATCTGAATGGGATCTTTTTGTGGAAACATTACCCCGGAAATTAAAAAAGAAAACAAGCATTTCTCTTGTTACCGGGACCTCTTTTTACCCTTTTTTGAAAAAAGGTTTGGAGCAATTAAAGGTTCAAGGGCTGACCTTTCATTTATATCCCATTTTGAATGACTTTTTAGGACAGACCGTGACGATGACCGGTTTAATCGTCGGCCGGGATATTATTTCACAACTAAGCGGAAAAAATCTGGGAGATCACCTGTTGATACCGTCTGTTGCCCTAAACGAAGAAAGCCATTTGTTTTTAGACGAAACCCCTTTTGACGCGATAGAAAAAGAGCTGGGAGTTTCAACGGTGATGGTTGACTCAAACGCGAAGGGCCTTTCTCGTTTTATAGAAAGTCTGGCTTTATGA
- a CDS encoding type IV pilus twitching motility protein PilT: MANLQQLLQGLLEKKGSDLHITTGTPPQMRIDGSMVAMNHPPLTQVDTKQLIYSILTDSQKHTFEEENELDFSFGLQGLSRFRVNVFMQRGCVAAAIRVIPFKIETFEELGLPKILKDLSEKPRGLVLVTGQTGSGKSTTLAAMIDKINSENHFHIITIEDPIEYIHAHKKAVVNQREVKMDTKSFKTALKYILRQDPDVVLVGEMRDLETIEAALTIAETGHLTLGTLHTNSCAQTMNRIIDVFPPGQQPQVRAQLSFVLEGVVSQQLIEKQGGGRCLALEIMVPNPAIRNLIREDKLHQIYSTMQTGQAKYGMQTMNQSLYELVMRKYITKETAVQRSSLPDELLAMFNRGGMTSSSNGLREGKLTNA; this comes from the coding sequence ATGGCAAATTTACAGCAACTTTTACAAGGTTTATTGGAAAAAAAGGGATCTGACCTGCATATTACAACCGGTACGCCTCCTCAGATGAGGATTGATGGATCGATGGTTGCGATGAACCATCCACCCCTTACGCAGGTTGATACCAAGCAGCTTATTTACAGTATTCTTACGGATTCTCAAAAACATACGTTTGAAGAAGAAAATGAATTGGATTTTTCGTTCGGTTTACAAGGGTTAAGCCGGTTCCGGGTTAATGTTTTTATGCAAAGGGGCTGCGTTGCGGCCGCCATTCGGGTGATTCCTTTTAAAATCGAAACCTTTGAAGAATTGGGATTGCCAAAAATTTTGAAAGACCTGAGTGAGAAACCGCGCGGACTCGTTTTGGTGACCGGGCAGACGGGAAGCGGCAAGTCTACGACTTTAGCGGCGATGATTGACAAAATTAACAGTGAAAACCATTTCCATATTATCACCATTGAAGACCCGATCGAATATATTCATGCTCATAAGAAAGCGGTGGTAAACCAACGAGAAGTAAAAATGGACACCAAGTCCTTTAAAACAGCTCTTAAATATATTTTAAGGCAGGACCCGGATGTTGTTTTAGTGGGGGAAATGCGCGACCTGGAGACGATCGAAGCCGCTTTGACCATTGCGGAAACGGGACACCTCACTTTAGGGACCCTTCATACGAATTCGTGTGCCCAGACCATGAACCGGATTATAGACGTTTTTCCTCCGGGTCAGCAACCCCAGGTGCGCGCTCAGCTTTCCTTTGTCCTGGAAGGGGTGGTTTCCCAACAATTGATTGAGAAACAGGGAGGGGGAAGATGTCTTGCTTTAGAAATCATGGTTCCAAATCCCGCTATCCGGAATTTAATCAGAGAAGACAAGCTTCATCAGATTTATTCGACGATGCAAACGGGTCAGGCGAAATATGGAATGCAGACCATGAACCAATCTCTCTATGAACTGGTGATGAGAAAATATATAACCAAAGAGACAGCCGTGCAACGGTCAAGCCTTCCCGATGAACTTTTAGCGATGTTTAATCGGGGGGGGATGACCTCTTCTTCAAATGGGCTGAGAGAAGGAAAGCTTACTAACGCTTAG
- a CDS encoding metal-dependent hydrolase, producing the protein MKLSNMYRVFKLALFFIAFFFFTKASFGAEIGKGVQITWLGQSGFKIVAPNGKIILIDPWAKGNTLYPYKTSSGEPDLTPLLEADIILITHGHFDHLGDTLPIAEDPTAKKDLKIVTIFELMTYLWQEGVDQNKLMALNLGGSANIDGIQITMVKAVHSSGIGPFSPKSLTYGGEAAGFIIEFTNGFKIYHAGDTALFGEMKSYNTFYHPNLMMLPIGGVFTMGPKDAAMAAEFVHPQYVIPMHYGGTFNLPGKPADFKTALSKRGRGIKVIIPIPGKPIN; encoded by the coding sequence ATGAAACTGTCAAATATGTACAGAGTTTTTAAGCTCGCCCTTTTCTTTATCGCGTTTTTCTTCTTTACTAAAGCTTCATTTGGAGCTGAAATCGGGAAAGGGGTTCAAATCACATGGCTCGGTCAATCCGGGTTTAAAATTGTCGCCCCTAACGGAAAGATTATTCTCATTGACCCCTGGGCGAAAGGAAATACCCTTTATCCCTATAAAACCTCCAGCGGGGAGCCCGATTTAACCCCTTTGTTGGAGGCAGATATTATTCTGATCACCCACGGGCATTTTGATCATTTAGGCGATACCCTTCCCATTGCGGAAGATCCGACCGCCAAAAAAGATTTAAAAATTGTCACCATTTTTGAATTAATGACCTATTTGTGGCAGGAGGGCGTTGATCAGAACAAACTCATGGCGCTTAATTTAGGCGGGTCCGCTAACATTGATGGCATCCAGATTACAATGGTCAAGGCGGTCCATAGTTCCGGAATAGGACCGTTTTCACCGAAAAGTTTAACCTACGGGGGTGAAGCGGCGGGATTTATCATTGAGTTTACCAACGGCTTTAAAATTTACCATGCCGGCGATACGGCTTTATTTGGTGAAATGAAATCTTACAACACTTTTTATCACCCTAATCTAATGATGTTGCCGATTGGTGGAGTTTTCACCATGGGACCCAAAGACGCGGCCATGGCGGCTGAATTTGTCCATCCTCAATATGTGATTCCCATGCATTATGGCGGAACCTTTAACCTTCCCGGAAAACCCGCCGACTTCAAAACTGCCTTAAGTAAACGAGGCCGGGGGATTAAAGTCATCATCCCCATCCCCGGCAAACCCATCAATTAA
- the pilB gene encoding type IV-A pilus assembly ATPase PilB → MVPEKLGKLLVQAKLLTEENFQKALVSLKKDGGVFTSILTKIGAIEEIKLLQFLSTQLRLPYIDILKTEIDASVIKLVPSELVQKYKVIPVKRSGGLLHVAMIDPSNVFAVDDIKFMTGYDISPVLASESGILTAMTKYYNSSQQIQTMLQNIEDENVDVLHDDEEEDVDVVQLKAEVEDAPVVKLVNIILTEAIRKGVSDIHIEAYEKKFRVRYRMDGSLSEVMAPPLKFKAALTSRIKIMANLDISERRLPQDGRIKLKLTDKEVDLRVSILPCLFGEKIVMRILDKSSLNVDLTKLGFEPKAMENFMKAVSSPWGMVLVTGPTGSGKTTTLYSAMNYINTVDINIMTAEDPVEYNLEGINQVQMKESIGLNFAAALRSFLRQDPDVVMVGEIRDFETAEIAVKAALTGHLVLSTLHTNDAPGTINRLLNMGIEPFMVASSCVLILAQRLVRRICLQCKEVEKIPPETLVSMGFSTEDANSIACYKGKGCGACNNTGYKGRLGLYEVLPIGDEIRGLILQGANADEIKKKAISLGMKTLRVSGLEKIKAGLTTVEDVAESTFTD, encoded by the coding sequence ATGGTTCCTGAAAAGTTAGGTAAGTTACTCGTCCAGGCGAAGCTCCTCACCGAAGAAAATTTTCAGAAAGCGCTCGTTTCTCTTAAAAAAGACGGGGGAGTTTTCACGTCAATCCTGACGAAAATCGGGGCGATTGAGGAAATTAAACTTCTTCAATTTTTAAGTACCCAACTTCGTCTTCCCTATATAGACATTTTAAAAACAGAAATAGACGCCTCGGTGATTAAGCTGGTGCCATCCGAACTGGTGCAGAAATATAAGGTTATTCCGGTCAAGCGGTCAGGAGGCCTTCTTCATGTCGCTATGATCGATCCTTCCAATGTTTTTGCAGTCGACGATATAAAATTTATGACAGGGTACGACATTTCTCCGGTATTGGCTTCCGAAAGCGGGATTCTGACGGCGATGACCAAATATTACAATTCGTCTCAGCAAATTCAAACGATGCTTCAAAATATTGAAGATGAGAATGTCGACGTCCTTCATGATGATGAAGAAGAAGACGTCGATGTCGTCCAATTGAAAGCAGAGGTCGAAGACGCTCCAGTCGTCAAGCTGGTCAATATTATCCTTACGGAAGCTATCCGAAAGGGAGTTAGCGATATTCATATTGAAGCCTATGAAAAGAAATTTCGTGTTCGTTACCGGATGGACGGCTCCCTCAGTGAAGTGATGGCGCCCCCTTTGAAGTTCAAGGCAGCTTTGACCTCCAGGATTAAAATCATGGCAAACCTCGATATTTCTGAACGACGGCTTCCGCAGGACGGCAGAATAAAATTAAAACTTACCGATAAAGAGGTTGATCTCCGTGTTTCGATTCTTCCCTGTCTTTTTGGTGAAAAAATCGTGATGAGAATTTTAGACAAGTCGAGTTTAAATGTCGATCTGACCAAACTCGGTTTCGAGCCTAAAGCCATGGAAAATTTCATGAAAGCGGTTTCAAGCCCGTGGGGAATGGTTCTGGTCACCGGGCCCACCGGTTCTGGAAAAACGACCACGCTGTATTCTGCGATGAATTACATTAATACCGTTGATATTAATATTATGACGGCGGAGGATCCGGTTGAGTACAACCTGGAAGGCATCAACCAGGTTCAGATGAAAGAAAGTATCGGATTGAATTTTGCCGCCGCGTTGCGTTCCTTTTTAAGGCAGGATCCGGATGTGGTCATGGTCGGAGAAATCAGAGACTTTGAAACGGCCGAAATTGCCGTCAAAGCGGCTTTAACGGGACATCTTGTCCTTAGCACGCTACATACCAATGACGCTCCGGGTACTATTAATCGTTTGCTCAACATGGGCATCGAACCTTTCATGGTGGCTTCTTCCTGTGTTTTGATTCTGGCCCAGCGTTTGGTCAGAAGGATCTGCCTTCAGTGCAAGGAAGTTGAAAAAATCCCCCCGGAAACTCTGGTTTCCATGGGATTTTCAACCGAAGACGCGAATTCGATTGCCTGTTATAAAGGGAAAGGATGTGGCGCATGCAATAACACCGGGTATAAAGGAAGATTAGGGCTTTATGAAGTGCTTCCTATAGGGGATGAAATCCGTGGATTGATTCTGCAGGGAGCCAATGCGGATGAAATTAAAAAGAAAGCGATTTCCCTGGGAATGAAGACGTTGAGAGTGAGCGGACTCGAAAAAATCAAAGCCGGTTTAACAACCGTTGAAGATGTCGCGGAGTCTACCTTTACCGATTAG
- a CDS encoding CDP-alcohol phosphatidyltransferase family protein, with product MMNVPNFLTLLRILLIPFFINCLIYKYYSLALGILFFAFATDGLDGLIARLADQRTLLGTYLDPMADKLLLTASFVTLSVTKIVPVWASVTVVSRDIVLIFGTILMDMVQMKVNITPTLAGKSSTVLQFLYLCLVLLFVIFNKNLNSLFPLLVVTLALTVGSGLQYLYRGFLK from the coding sequence ATGATGAACGTCCCGAATTTTCTTACTCTCCTACGGATTTTACTTATTCCATTTTTCATTAATTGCCTGATTTATAAATATTATTCTCTGGCACTGGGGATCCTGTTTTTTGCTTTTGCGACAGATGGTCTGGACGGCCTGATTGCCCGCCTGGCGGACCAAAGGACGTTGCTCGGAACCTATCTGGATCCGATGGCGGATAAACTCCTGCTGACGGCTTCTTTTGTCACTTTGTCGGTTACGAAAATTGTTCCGGTCTGGGCCTCTGTGACCGTCGTAAGCCGGGATATCGTTCTTATTTTCGGAACGATATTAATGGATATGGTTCAAATGAAGGTTAACATCACGCCGACCCTGGCCGGAAAAAGTTCGACTGTTCTTCAATTCCTTTATCTTTGTTTGGTTTTACTTTTTGTGATTTTCAACAAGAATCTAAATTCCCTTTTTCCGCTGCTCGTTGTGACCCTGGCCCTGACGGTAGGTTCGGGACTCCAATACTTATATCGAGGCTTTTTAAAATGA
- a CDS encoding PilZ domain-containing protein, translating into MDFPILNSPEYKGYFLRLDPKEEILSLFKSDGDFIKSVKLEDLVSLLLESNGSTRRKNLRTSLSLKIKYQSAPGNWEESITGTLGTGGLFIETPVPLEKGSDVAIKFNLPDTPLQLIEAKGKVVWTRNQFEKVLHFPGMGIEFSDISNEQKSAIRNMITAINKSRGIELTQEQS; encoded by the coding sequence ATGGATTTTCCGATTTTAAATTCTCCTGAGTATAAGGGATATTTCCTTCGTCTGGACCCTAAAGAGGAAATCCTTTCTTTATTTAAATCGGACGGGGATTTTATAAAATCGGTCAAACTGGAGGATCTGGTCTCCCTCTTATTAGAATCCAATGGAAGCACCCGCAGAAAAAATCTCAGGACCTCCCTTTCATTAAAGATAAAATATCAAAGTGCGCCAGGAAACTGGGAAGAAAGTATTACCGGGACTTTGGGTACAGGCGGACTTTTTATTGAAACTCCGGTGCCGCTTGAGAAAGGATCAGACGTGGCAATAAAATTTAACCTCCCCGATACCCCGCTCCAACTAATAGAAGCCAAGGGGAAAGTGGTTTGGACAAGAAACCAGTTTGAAAAAGTCCTGCATTTCCCTGGAATGGGAATAGAATTTAGCGATATCTCGAACGAACAGAAATCCGCCATCCGAAATATGATTACGGCAATTAATAAATCCAGAGGCATTGAATTAACCCAAGAACAGAGTTAG
- the hemH gene encoding ferrochelatase, with product MNHFDKAPTGVLLINLGGPDSLEAIEPFLFNLFSDEDIITLPFGFQWLLPALAAWISKRRSSVVKEYYRLIGGKSPIRELTEAQREALERLLSKEGNYKVFVGMRYWKPSIEEALDQIAKERIEKVIVLPLFPQYSITSSGSGMNELNRLIKKKGLNLQIQPIYEWYNQPSYIQAVFENIQEGKKLFPKEAVGKLHVLFSAHGVPEKVILKGDPYQKQIKETVNLLAPYLKEEVLHLAYQSKIGRLKWIGPSVEEKLKELAEQKVQKILVVPISFVSDHSETLYEIDILFKGIATELGIPYFYRMPSLNTSPTFIRALKETVAGK from the coding sequence TTGAATCATTTCGATAAGGCGCCGACCGGAGTCCTTTTAATTAATTTAGGAGGCCCGGATTCGTTGGAGGCGATTGAACCATTTTTATTTAACCTCTTTTCAGATGAGGACATTATTACGCTTCCTTTTGGATTCCAATGGCTTCTCCCGGCCCTTGCTGCCTGGATTTCAAAACGCAGAAGTTCGGTGGTCAAGGAGTATTATCGGTTAATCGGAGGGAAATCACCGATCAGAGAATTGACCGAGGCCCAACGGGAAGCTCTTGAAAGGCTTCTTTCAAAAGAAGGAAATTACAAAGTTTTTGTGGGGATGCGTTATTGGAAACCCAGTATCGAAGAGGCCCTTGATCAGATTGCGAAAGAGAGAATTGAAAAGGTGATCGTTCTTCCGTTATTTCCTCAATACTCCATTACTTCATCGGGTTCCGGAATGAATGAACTTAACCGGTTGATTAAGAAAAAAGGGCTAAACCTCCAGATTCAACCCATTTATGAATGGTATAATCAGCCATCTTATATTCAGGCGGTGTTCGAAAATATTCAAGAGGGGAAAAAACTTTTTCCCAAAGAGGCTGTCGGAAAGCTTCATGTGTTGTTTTCTGCCCATGGTGTGCCTGAAAAGGTAATTTTAAAAGGAGACCCCTATCAAAAACAGATTAAAGAGACGGTGAATTTGTTGGCACCCTATTTAAAGGAAGAAGTTCTTCATTTGGCTTATCAAAGTAAAATTGGGAGGCTCAAGTGGATTGGTCCATCCGTTGAGGAAAAACTAAAAGAGCTGGCGGAACAGAAAGTTCAAAAGATTCTCGTGGTTCCGATTAGTTTTGTGTCGGACCATTCCGAAACCCTTTATGAAATCGATATTTTATTTAAAGGAATCGCCACGGAACTTGGAATTCCTTATTTTTATCGAATGCCCTCCTTAAATACTTCACCTACGTTTATAAGAGCGCTTAAAGAAACTGTGGCTGGGAAATAA
- a CDS encoding peptidylprolyl isomerase, giving the protein MSLFIFCLVSLFFLKTALADELANVNGTSITTEEFMKNMAQVPPQEKSQYSSPEGKKRVLNFLVERELLSQEAKKTGLDKDPVYLEEVEQAKKQILVNLIAQKIGQEKINEEEIHSYFNKNIKDFQLVRASHILVKTEEEALKVKKELSAGGNFEELAKKYSIDPGSAQKKGDLGFFNRKQMVQPFADLAFSLKPNEMGGPVKTQFGYHLIKVMEVKNPKFEELTQENKRTIQTGIMNNEIEKLKSKGKVKINEEALKKLN; this is encoded by the coding sequence ATGAGTCTATTTATTTTTTGTCTGGTTTCATTATTTTTTCTTAAAACAGCCCTTGCGGACGAGCTTGCAAATGTAAACGGGACATCCATTACGACAGAAGAATTCATGAAAAATATGGCTCAAGTCCCACCTCAAGAAAAGAGTCAGTATTCTTCTCCGGAGGGGAAGAAAAGGGTTTTGAATTTTCTTGTCGAACGGGAACTTCTTTCACAGGAAGCAAAAAAAACAGGATTGGATAAAGACCCTGTCTATTTAGAAGAAGTTGAACAGGCAAAAAAACAAATTTTAGTCAACCTGATTGCACAGAAGATCGGCCAGGAAAAAATAAACGAAGAGGAAATTCACTCTTATTTTAATAAGAATATCAAAGACTTTCAACTTGTTCGGGCAAGTCATATTCTTGTTAAAACAGAAGAAGAAGCCCTAAAAGTTAAAAAAGAACTTTCGGCGGGCGGTAATTTTGAAGAACTTGCTAAAAAATACTCTATTGATCCAGGGTCCGCCCAAAAGAAAGGCGACCTTGGCTTTTTTAACCGAAAACAGATGGTACAACCCTTTGCTGACCTTGCTTTTTCGTTAAAACCAAATGAAATGGGAGGACCTGTCAAGACTCAATTTGGTTACCATCTTATAAAAGTCATGGAAGTCAAAAACCCTAAATTTGAAGAATTAACCCAGGAAAACAAAAGAACGATTCAAACGGGCATTATGAATAATGAGATTGAGAAATTAAAATCTAAAGGAAAAGTTAAAATTAACGAAGAAGCCTTAAAAAAACTTAACTAG